The genomic interval GCGAAATCGTAGAACGTCTGGTATTCGTCGATGAGCCGGTCGATCTCGGCCTCCGACACCGCCCGCACGCGCTCGGCGAGATCGCCCACGCCGTAGCCGTTCACCGACCAGCCAAACTGCGCCTCGGCCTCCACCTTGTCGCCTTCCGTGACGGCCACCTGGCGCATGTTGTCCCCGAAGCGCGCGACTTTGAGCCCTCGGCTCACCGCCGCCGCCACCGCCGTGAGGGCCCACCCGCGAATTCTCCGCGCCAACTCCGCGTCCTGCCAGTGGCCAACTATGACCTTGCGCGACATGCCGAGGCGGCTCACCATGAACCCAAACTCCCGATCCCCGTGCGCCGACTGGTTCAGGTTCATGAAGTCCATGTCAATCGTGTCCCACGGGATATCGCGGTTGAACTGCGTGTGCAGGTGCAAAAGCGGCTTTTGCAAGGCCATCAGACCGCGAATCCACATCTTCGCCGGCGAAAACGTGTGCATCCACGCGATCACGCCCGCACAAGCGTCGTCCGCCGACGCCTCGAGGCACAGCCTGCGAATTTCGTCGGCGTTCTTCAGCACGCCCTTCCAGCGCAGGGTGAGCGTATTGCCCACAGCCGCCTGGAGCGCCGGTACCATCTCTCGCGCATGCGCTTCCACCTGGGCTAAGGCCTCTTCCCCGTACAGGTGCTGACTGCCCACCACAAACCAGAATTCATAAGCCGGCATCTTCATCAAACATCTCTCCCATCGACTCGTCCGGATACCTCAGTGCGCCGCCGCGCCGGGTTGACCGTAGTACGCGTTCTTTCCATGCTTGCGCTGATAGTGCTTGTCAAGCAAGAACGAATCCATCTGCGCCTCGCCGCCCGCAAGAAGCATGGTGTCGCGCGCCATCCGCGCCACCACCTCGAGCACCACGGCGTGATACACGGCCTCCGCCGGGTCTTTCCCCCACGTAAACGGCGCATGGTTCGCAAGAAGCACCGCCGGCATCGCGACGGGATCGAGCCCCCGCTCGCGGAACGTCTCGACAATCACCCGCCCCGTTTCGAGCTCGTAGCCGCGTTCGATCTCGTCCTTCGTGAGCGGCCGCGTCACGGGCACGTCCCCGTAAAAGTAGTCCGCGTGCGTCGTGCCGAGCGCTGGGATGGGGCGCCGCGCCTGTGCCCACGCCGTTGCGGCCGGGGAATGCGTGTGCACGATGCCGCCGATGGACTCGAACGCCTTGTATAGCTCGAGGTGCGTCGGCGTGTCCGACGACGGCCGCAAATCGCCCTCCACGACGCGGCCGTCGAGATCGACCACCACCATGTGGTCGGCGGTCAGCTCGTCGTATGGCACGCCGCTCGGCTTGATGACCACGAGGCCGTCCTTGCGAGAAATGCCGCTCACGTTCCCCCAGGTGAAGGTGACAAGACCGTGCTTGGGCAGGGCCAGGTTCGCCTCGAGGACCGCTTCTTTCAGTTCCCTCAGCATGTCTTCACCTCTTCCTGCGCCACGGCGCTCTTGATCCGCTTCAGCACCTTCATCACGTGGTTTTCGCCGCGGCCGAAGTAGTCGTACAAGCGCGCGTACTCGCGGTACAGCTCGTCATACACCTTGACGGCGCTCGGGTTCGGAACGTACGGCTTCTCGCGCACGCTGCCCATCTCCCGCGCCGCGTCCTCAATGGAGTCGTATCCGCCGCGCGCCTTCCCAGCCGCCACGGCGCCGAACATCGCCGCGCCGAGCGCCGGCGCCTGCGTCGATGCGCCGATATAGATGGGCATGTTGAGCACGTCCGCGTAGATCTGCATCATCAGCGCGTTCTTCTGCGCAATCCCGCCGCACGCGTACATCTCGTCGACAGGCACGCCGCTCGCGCGAAAGGTCTCGACAATCATCCGCGTGCCGAACGCCGTCGCCTCAATGAGCGCCCGATAAATGTCCTCCGGCTTCGTGGCGAGCGTCGCGCCTATCAGGAGGCCCGTGAGGTCCGCGTCGACAAGCGTGGATCGGTTCCCATTCCACCAATCGAGCGCAAGAAGACCCGTCTCGCCCGGTCTCAGCTTGGCCGCCTTGCGCGTCAGAAGCTCATGGATGCCGATGCCCTCGCGCCGCGCCTCGTCCCAGTACGTCGGTGGCACCCCGTTTTCAATCCACCACTCGAAGTGGTCTCCGACGCAGGACTGCCCAGCCTCATACCCCATGTATCCTGGGATGATGCCATCCTCGACCACGCCGCACATGCCCGGCACCGCGCGCTCCTCCGTCCCCAACAGGACGTGGCACGTCGACGTGCCGATGATCATCAGCATCTTCCCCGGCTCGGTGATCCCGACCGCCGGCATCGACACGTGCGCATCCACGTTGCCCACGGCCACCGGCGTCCCAGGCAAGAGCCCGATGCGGCGCGCCATCGCCTCCGTCAGCTCCCCTGCCCGCGATCCGATGGGCAGGATGGGCCCCCAGAGCTTCTCCTCCACGACGCGCTCCAAGCGCGGATGCAGAGCCCTGAAGAAGTCGGGGCTCGGATAGCCGGTCCGCTTGTGCCAGATGGACTTATACCCCGCCGGGCACGAGCTGCGCACGAGCTTGCCCGTCAGTTGCATCACGATCCAGTCGGTCGCCTCCACCATGGCGTCCGCCGCATCGTAGATCTCCGGCGCCTCGTCGAGGATTTGCCAGATCTTCGGGATCATCCATTCCGACGAGATCTTGCCGCCGTAGCGCGCGAGAAACGCCTCCCCGCGCTCGCGCGCAATCTCGTTCAACTTGTTCGCTTCGTCCTGCGCGGCATGGTGCTTCCACAGCTTCACGTACGCATGCGGATGCCGCTCAAAGCGCGGCTCCAAGCAGAGGGGCGTACCGTCGGCCCGAATCGGCAGCATTGTGCAGGACGTGAAGTCAATGCCGATGCCGATCACGTCCTCTGGCCGCACGCCCGACTCGCGGAGCAGCCGAGGAATCGTCTCCTCGAGGACCTCCAGATAGTCGCGCGGATGCTGCAGCGCCCAATCGGGTTCCAGGCGCGTCACCCCATCCGGCAGGTACTCGTCCATCACGCCATGCGTGTACTCCTTCACGGCCGTCGCAATCTCGCGCCCCGTCCCAATCTCAACCAACACGGCGCGTCCGGACTGCGTCCCGTAGTCCACGCCAATCGAATATTTGCCCATATCCATCCCCACATTCCTTCGCGCATTCAGAGGGTGGAACCGCAGACATCACCTCAATTGTACTTACAAGGTCGATCGAGCACAATGAGTTATTCGGACAAGTCAGGGTCAAAAATGGGCGCGCTTCGCGCGTTCGTGCGCGTCTCGTTGCGACAGCGACACCCCGCGCCCCGAAGCCATCCAGATGGATTCGATCTCCTCCAGGGAACGGTTTTTCGTCTCCGGCACCCAGGCCGTGACGAACAGCACCCCAAGGATGTTGATGACTGCAAACATCCAGAAGGTGTAGGCGCCGCCGAAATCGTTCAGCAATACTGGCGTAAACTGGCCGATGGCCCAGTTGGCTCCCCACAGGAAGATGGTTGCCACGCCGGCCGCGCGGGCGCGCAGGTGATTCGGAAAGATTTCCGGAATCATGATCCAAGGAATCGGACCCATCGACACGCTGAACGCCGCCGTGAAGCCCATGATGAAGAGCACGAGCCAGAACCCGTTGTGAACGTGCAGGTAAAAGGTCAAGCCCATCAGCGCCATGAAGATGGCCATCAGCGCGGAGCCGACGATCATCAGGGGCTTTCTGCCGACGCGATCGATCAGGACGACCGCGACAACGGTAAACACGACCCACATGGCGCCGAAGAACGCTTGAATCTCGAAATCGGAGTTGAGACTGAACCCCACCATCCTGAAGATTTCGGGGCCGTAATACGTCACGGCGTTCATGCCGATGATTTGATTGAACAGCGCAAGAAGAATCCCGACACCAAGCGCCTTGCGCCAACCGGGTTTCAGAAGATCGCGGATGCTTGCAGCGCTTTCACTCGCAATCGATTCGCGAATGGACTCGAGTTCACGTTGACCAGCACTCGGCCCATTGATGCGCACCAAGATCCGCAGCGCCTCGTCGATCCGGCCGACCTTCGCCAACCACCGCGGACTCTCGGGTGCAAACAGAAGGACGAAAAAGAAGATAGCCGCTGGCACGCAGCCCAGCCCCAGCATCCAGCGCCAACCCGTGTGCACGTCCCAGGCGACCGATCCGGAGCGTTGAATCAAGTAGTTGGTGAGATAGGTGAGAAAGATGCCGATGATGGTGAGCAGCTGATACAGCGACGACAGCGCCCCGCGGATCTGCGTCGGCGCACACTCGGAGATGTAGGTCACCGAGAGCGCCGATCCCATGCCGATGCCGAGGCCTCCGACGATTCGCGCAAGAATGAGCGTGGTGACATCGGAGGAGATGGCAGACACAAACGCCGCCACCGCGAACAGAACGGCGGCCGTCATGAGGACCTTGCGGCGGCCGACGCGATCGCTCAAGAAGCCGGAGACGGCCACGCCGATGACGCCGCCGATCATGATGCTCGAGATGACCAATCCCTGCATGAAGGGCGAGAGGTGATAGAGCGTTTTCAAGAAACCGATGGCTCCCGAAATGACCGCGGTATCGTAGCCGTAGAGCAGCCCTCCCATCGCTGCCGCCAGCGAGATGGTCACCGCGTAGGCGCGAGAGCCTTGTGTCTGCTGAGTGGACATGGCGAACCTCCTCCAAGGTGTGGGCACGACGTCGGCCATTCAACGATATGTCCGGACAACATGAATTGATATCTAGGATGTGCGTACAACTTGTAGGATAAAGCGGTTTCTTGTGTTTGTCAATGCGCTTTCATGCGCACAAATGAGGAAGACCGGCCGCCACGAGGCCGGTCAGTTCATATATCGATGCAAGTTGGAGGGTACAGGCCGGGGGTCTCACGCGGTGCCGACGACCACTGGCGCGGTCGAACTTCGAACCACCAGCTTGGGCTCGTACACGATGGACCCCGGTTCCTCAGCGTCGCGCTTCCCGCGCTCAATGGCACGCATCACCCACTTCGCTGCGTCAAGCCCCATCTGCGTCTTCGGATGCTCCACCGTCGTCAGCTTGATCTCCGTCGCCTCCGCCAGGTACGAGTCGTCGTACCCCACCAGCGACATCTCCTCCGGCACCCGGATCCCGAGCTCCCGCAGCACGTCCAGCACCTTCACCGCCAACTGGTCGTTGTAGCACACAATCCCCGTCGGCCGCTCTTCCTCGCGCTCCAACTCCGCCCGCACCCGACGCACAACCTCCTCGCCCAACTCCTCCGTCCGGTACGTGATCAGCCACTCCGGCTTCACCGACACCCCCGCCTCCCGGCACGCGTCCATGAACCCCTGCATCCGATACACGCCCTGCAAGTCGTCCGTCTTGAAGATCCCCATCAGCTTCCGATGCCCGAGCTCCAAGAGGTGGTGCGTCGCCATCCAACCGCCCTTCTTGTCGTCCATGATGATGTGCGGCGGATCGAGTTGCGGATAGTACTGGTTAATCATCACATACGGGATCTTTCGCTGCTCCAACTCCAGGTAGTACCGGATGTTCGGATTATACGTGCTCGACTCCGTCGGCTCCACAATCAGCCCAGCAATCGGGCGCTGCAGCATCGACTCGAGGCACTGCGCCTCTTTGGACAGGTTGTTGTACGTGCAAGCCAGAATCAGCGAGTACCCCTTGTTCGTCACGTACGACTCGATGCCGCGGATGATGGTCGGAAAAATGTAATCCGAGATGTACGTCGTGATGACGCCAATATACCTGCGCGCCTCTTGGCTCTCCCCCGACACCCGCTCCTCCTGCGGAAAGGCGCAGAACGTCCCGGCACCCTGCTCCCGGTACAGAAGCCCCTCGTGCACGAGATCCCCCACCGCCTGCCGAATCGTATGCCGGCTGACGCGGAACATCTTGATGAGTTCGTTCTCCGAGTAGATCTTCTGCCCGGGTTTCACCTTCCCCGTGCGGATCCACTCCCGGATTTGCTCTTTGACCATGACGTACTTGGCCTTTCCATCTCCCGGCATGCGTCACCCCCCCTTGTAAAAAAGGGATGCCGGAAGGCATCCCTTTGTTCCAGCTTTGTACATTTGAACAGTTCTTATTGTTGCAAGTACGCATTCACGTTGCTCTTCGTCACGATCGTCACGCCAGTATCCACTTCAGGCGGTACGGGATCAACACCGGACTGCTGCCAATTGGCGACAGGATGCACAAGGTTGTGATGAATCGCAAACAAATCCATGAGGCCCCAGAAGCCCATGTTCCATGTGCCCTGCGCGACAGTGGCAGTGATTTGTCCGCTCTTGATCGCGTTCAGCGTCGCCTTGTCTGTATCGAACGAGACAATCTTCACCGTGCCTGTCTTTCCTGCCTCCTGCACGGCGGTCGCAGCGCCGGTACCTTCGTCGGCCTCGGTGCAGAAGATACCCGCAAGATTTGGATAGGTCTGCAGCAACGCAGACGTGACTTGAGCGGTTTTGATTTGATCAGAGTTGCCGTTCTGGACGGCGACGACTTTGACCCCCGGATACTTCGCGGCCATTTCGTCTTTGAAGCCCTGTACGCGTTGGTCCAAGTTCAGCTCTCCCGGCGTGGTGATGACTGCCACTTCGCCGTGACCACCGAGAGCTTGTCCCAGATAATCCGCGGCCTTCTGCCCCGCTTCGATGTTGCTGGTTCCGAGGTACGCGTACCGCTTGCTTTGAGGCGCGTCCGAGTCGAAGCTAATGACAGGAATACCTGCCGCAATGGCTTGGTTGATGACAGGCGTCATAGCCTGAGCGTTGATAGACGTTACCAGAATACCCGCGGGATGTTTCGCGATGACCTGTTGCATGGTCGTAACTTCTTGGTTGATATCATACTGAGGAGCTCCAGTAAATACCGCCTTCACGCCAAGGTCTTTGGCGGCTGCCTGCATGCCGGCGAAGCATCCCTTCCAGTACTCGATACCTGACAAGAACGTCACCATGTAGTACGTTTCGCTCGATGAACCCTGGAACGCTGAGGAGCTGCCACCCGTCGAACCGGACGAAGTGGACGAGTTTCCGCCGCCTGTCGAGCAACCCGTCGCAGCCAAGACGATCGACGCAGCAGCTGCCGCAACCGCCGCGTATTTCTTTCCCGATTTCCAGTTGAACCGTTTCATGAGCGTACCCCCTTCTTAAGCTCTCGTCAATTTGCCTTTTTCCTGTGGGTCAGGACGTCTAACGTCACCGCAGCAATCAGAACGAAGCCTGTAACAAGGCTCTGCCAATAAACGGATACGTTCAACAGCACCAACGCATCATTTACGATGCCCACGAGCACGCTACCGAGCAGTGCTCCGAGGACGGTACCCTCACCTCCCGTCAAGCTGGCACCGCCGATGATACACGCAGCAATGGCCTGAAGTTCCATACCCTGCCCAGCGGTCGGTGCAGCTACGCTGAACCGCGAGAGTGTCAGAATTCCCGCGATGCCCGCCAATAGAGCGGTGAAAATGTAGATCCAAACCTTTACCTTGGAGACTCGAATACCAGACAAGTACGCAGCCGCTTCGTTGCTGCCGATGTAGTACACCTTACGAGCAACGACTGCACGCCTCATGATGAAGTCGGAGACAACAACCACGACCGCCAGAATCCAGATGAGAACGGGAATGCCCAGCAAATTGCCCTGACCAAGGTAGAGAAACGACTTCGGTACACCCGTGACGGACAACGGCGCACCCTGGGTCACGACGTAAGCCACACCTTGAACCACGCCCTGCATACCGAGGGTCATGATGAACGGATTGATCTTGACCTTGCCGATAAATAGACCTGTAATCAGCCCGGAGCACAGGCTGGCCAACAGACCAAAGATCGCCGCCAGCCAAATGTTCACACCATTTAATGCCAAGCTTCCCGTGACCACACCTGCCATGGACATCACGGAGCCGACCGAGAGGTCGAACCCTCCGGACACGAGTGCCACTGTCATGCCCACCGATACAATGGCTGTCATGACGATGCTCAAAATCGTCGTGACGATGTTATCAACACTCAGAAATGACGACGACATGAAGGACAGAATGATGCAGAGAGCCACGATCACGAGGACAATAGTAAGTTCTCGAATACGCGCGACTCTCCGAAGCCACGTCTCGCGTTCTTTGTCGATATTGACGGGAGCGGTGTCCACTGGTTGCATGTTCTCACCCCACAGCAGTTTCCTTGTGCAAGCCAGATGCGTACTCCATGATGGTTTCGTCATTCATTTGCGATCCACTTAGGATACCTGCCACGGTACCGTTGTGGACGACCATCACGCGGTCGCTGAGCCCCACGATTTCAGGCAGTTCCGACGAAATCACGATGATGCCGATGCCCTCGTTGGCCAACCTTCGCAACAACTGGTGAATCTCCGCTTTTGCACCCACGTCAATACCTCGCGTAGGCTCATCCAAGATGAGGACTCGCGGCTGACGCGATATCCATTTTCCTATCATGACTTTCTGCTGGTTGCCGCCGCTCAGACTTCCGACAAGCTGCTCGTCGTCCTTCGCTTTCACCCGGAGATCCCGGATGACGGATGTCGCGAGATCCCTAGCCCGACCGCGCTGCAGCAACCCCCGCGTTGAAAGATGATCTAGGTGTGTAACCGCCACGTTGTCACGGATCGACATTTTCAGGAAAAGACCTTGTTCCTTCCGATCTTCCGTGAGGTAGTACAGGCCATGTCGCATCGCGTCCTGGATCGTGTGGATCCGAACGGGATGTCCATCCATCACGATTTCCCCAGACGTCCTCGGATCGATCCCCGCGAGTGCACGCATCATTTCCGTTCGCCCAGACCCGACGAGGCCGAACACACCAAGAATCTCGCCCTTATGAAGCTCAAAAGACACATTCCTGCACTTCGGACCGGCATTCAGATTCTGCACCTTGAGCAAGACGCGAGCTTCCGGCTTCCCCTTATCTGGGTAAATCCGCTCGATGGAGCGGCCCACCATCATGCGAATGACTTCGTCCGAGTCCGTTTCGGAGGTTTGAACGGTTCCGATGAGCGCACCGTCTCGAAACACGGTGATGCGGTCTGAAAGCTGGAAGATCTCGTCGAACTTGTGACTCACGTAAATGACACCCTTGCCTTTGGACTTCAACTCCCTTAGCACGTCAAACAGGCGAGAAGCATCCTCTACACTCAGTGCAGACGTGGGTTCGTCGAAGATATACACATCCGCGTCCGTCACAAGCGCTTTCACAATTTCTACAATTTGCTGCTGGGAGACACTCAAATTCTTCACGACATCCGTCGGAGAGAAGCCCACGTGAAACCTCTCGAGGTAGCGCTCGCAGACCTCATGCATCTGTTGACGTCTCATGAGCCCCATTCGGGTCGGCGCCTGCCCCACGAGAATGTTCTCCATGACGGAGATATCGGGAAACAGACTCAACTCCTGATGAACGATCGCGACCCCCAAGCGGCGAGCATCCACCGGGGAGTGTAGCTTTACCGGACGGCCGGCAATGTGAATTTCGCCTGCGTCAGGTTGCAGAGCTCCTGTGACAATTTTGAGGAACGTAGATTTTCCCGCCCCGTTTTCGCCCATCAGCGCATGTATTTCGCCTTCAAAAAGCTCGAATGAGACATTGTCGAGCGCCACAGTACCCGGGAACTCTTTTCGAATTCCCCTGGCTTCCAGCAAGGTCCGAGCCAAGCACATCACCCCCTGCTATCTTGTACGCATATCCGTACAAGTTGAATCAAACAAAACCCGGCTTGTGCGGTGAAACCGGATTCACGTCTGCATCCTACCACAAGACCGAGCTTGCACTCAAGAGCTTTTCGTATTTGTACGCACATTTCATCTAGGTACCAAGTCTTCTGCAGACACCACCGAGAGTTCAGTCTGTCACTCGTCTGGTCGATCCACGGACCACCAGCTTGGGCTCGTACACGATGGACCCCGGTTCCTCAGCGTCGCGCTTCCCGCGCTCAATGGCACGCATCACCCACTTCGCTGCGTCAAGCCCCATCTGCGTCTTCGGATGCTCCACCGTCGTCAGCTTGATCTCCGTCGCCTCCGCCAGGTACGAGTCGTCGTACCCCACCAGCGACATCTCCTCCGGCACCCGGATCCCGAGCTCCCGCAGCACGTCCAGCACCTTCACCGCCAACTGGTCGTTGTAGCACACAATCCCCGTCGGCCGCTCTTCCTCGCGCTCCAACTCCGCCCGCACCCGACGCACAACCTCCTCGCCCAACTCCTCCGTCCGGTACGTGATCAGCCACTCCGGCTTCACCGACACCCCCGCCTCCCGGCACGCGTCCATGAACCCCTGCATCCGATACACGCCCTGCAAGTCGTCCGTCTTGAAGATCCCCATCAGCTTCCGATGCCCGAGCTCCAAGAGGTGGTGCGTCGCCATCCAACCGCCCTTCTTGTCGTCCATGATGATGTGCGGCGGATCGAGTTGCGGATAGTACTGGTTAATCATCACATACGGGATCTTTCGCTGCTCCAACTCCAGGTAGTACCGGATGTTCGGATTGTACGTGCTCGACTCCGTCGGCTCCACAATCAGCCCCGCAATCGGGCGCTGCAGCATCGACTCGAGGCACTGCGCTTCCTTCGACAGGTTGTTGTACGTGCAAGCCAGAATCAGCGAGTACCCCTTGTTCGTCACGTACGACTCGATGCCGCGGATGATGGTCGGAAAAATGTAATCCGAGATGTACGTTGTGATGACGCCAATATACCTGCGCGCCTCCTGGCTCTCCCCCGACACCCGCTCCTCCTGCGGAAAGGCGCAGAACGTCCCGGCACCCTGCTCCCGGTACAGAAGCCCCTCGTGCACGAGATCCCCCACCGCCTGCCGAATCGTATGCCGGCTGACGCGGAACATCTTGATGAGTTCGTTCTCCGAGTAGATCTTCTGCCCGGGTTTCACCTTCCCCGTGCGGATCCACTCCCGGATTTGCTCTTTGACCATGACGTACTTGGCGGGAGAAGCCATGCTCACATCACCATTTCCCACTCTATGGATTGGTCGTTCGCCTTCACATTCGATAGATTGAGGATGGTGCCTTGGAAGCGAAACCGTATTCGTTCCTTCGCACCCTGGGACACCACTCGACACGGTAGCATACCACCATGAGGGTGACGACGTTGAAGACTCCTATGCCCCAAAACCCCCGAACCTGCGTCATCGCAGAGCCGCTTTTCGTGATCCCCTACAACATGTATACCACATACGCGTCCGTCTACATGTTGCAACTCGGGCTCACCAGCGTCGATCTCGGCTGGCTCACCACCATGAACCTCGTCGTTCAAATGCTCTCCGCGCTGGTGAGCGGATACGTGACGGATCGCATGGGGCGCAAAAAGGCACTTTGGGTGGTCGATCTCGTCAGCTGGTCCTGCGCCACACTGCTCTGGGCCGTATCGCACAGCTGGTGGGGCTTCGCGCTCGCCTTCTTCCTCAACGGCTTTCAGCGCATCTCAACCACGGCGTGGTATTGCCTCCTGACGGAGGACACCTCCGCCAATATGCGCTCGCGCGTATTCACCGCGCTCCAGGTGGTCGCGACCGTCGCTGGGTTCTTCTCGCCCATCGCGGGTTGGCTCATCCATCGCACAGGCGTGGTCCTTGGCACGCGTTTGCTTTACCTCTACGCCTTCGCGAGCATGACCGCGATGATCGCCATTCGCCACCGAGGACTTCGCGAGACGAGCATCGGTCTTATGCGAATGGCCGAGACGAGACGGCTCCATCCTCGACACGAGTGGCACCGGATTCGTGCGGCTATCAAAGCCCTGTCCCGCAACCGTACGCTGATGTGGCTGTTTGGCGTCTACGTCATGTGGAACGTGCAGATCTCCATCCGAACCACCTTCGTCACGGCGTACCAAATGGACGCCCTCCACATCCCGCCGTCCTTCATGGGCCTGCTCCCAGCCCTTTCGTCGCTCGTCATGGCCGTCTGCCTCGCGACGTTCGCGCGGCGTTTTCAAGACGATCACGGCTACCACTGGATGCAGGCCGGCATCGGGCTCTTGACCGCGGCGACGATTCTCCTGGCGATCTCAGCGCCGAGGACATTTGCACCGACGATTATCGCAACAGTGCTCTCCGCCGCTGGCACGGTGTTCGCCAACCCGTTCGTGGAGTCGCTCGTGGCAAACGCCATGGACGACGCCGAACGCTCGACCATGCTTGCGGTCCTGAACGTGCTGATTTTGCTCTCCAGTTCGCCGTCCGGGGCCATCGCGGGCTATCTCTACGCATGGCATCCACGCTTGGCGCCTGTCTTCGCGGCGCTAGCGCTCGTAGCAAGCCTTGTGTGCGGCGAGGCCGCCCGGCGGGCACATCGCCGTCTGCCAACCGGCCCATCGAAACTGGACCTAGCGCCGTGATCGAGTCATCGATACGCCCATCTACCCACCTGCCCATCCGCATGCTATCATCAACACATTCGCATAACTTTTCTACGTTTCTTCAACGAAAGCGCATACATCTCCGCAGAGAGGGTGTTTCTCGGTGCCACCAGAGCCGTCGAAGCCGCGACCTCACTTATCCGTACAACTCCACTCCCCCTTCTGGTCTCGCTACCAACAACTCGTGCGCGAGACCGTGCTCCCGTATCAATACGAGATCCTGAACGATCGCGTCCCCGGCGTGGGGCTGACTGGAGCCATCCGCAACTTCCGCATCGCCGCAGGCTTGGAGACCGGCGAGTTCACGGGCATGCCGTTTCAGGACAGCGATGTGGCGAAGTGGCTGGAGGCCGTCGGCCACGCGCTGAAGACGAAGCGCGATCCAGAACTCGAGCGAATGGCGGACGACGTGATCGACCTGGTCGTGGCGGCGCAACAGCCGGATGGGTATCTCAACACGTATTTCACCATCCAGGAGCCGGGCAAGCGCTTCACGAATCTCATGGACTGTCACGAGCTCTACTGCGCGGGGCACATGATGGAGGCAGCCGTCAGCTACTACGAGGCGACGGGCAAGCGCAAGCTGCTCGACGCCATGTGCCGCTTCGCGGACCTCATCGCCGACACGTTCGGGCCTGGTGAAGGCCAGATTCACGGCTACGATGGGCACCAGGAAATTGAGCTGGCACTCGTGAAGCTCTACGGCGTAACTG from Alicyclobacillus acidocaldarius subsp. acidocaldarius DSM 446 carries:
- a CDS encoding MFS transporter — encoded protein: MYTTYASVYMLQLGLTSVDLGWLTTMNLVVQMLSALVSGYVTDRMGRKKALWVVDLVSWSCATLLWAVSHSWWGFALAFFLNGFQRISTTAWYCLLTEDTSANMRSRVFTALQVVATVAGFFSPIAGWLIHRTGVVLGTRLLYLYAFASMTAMIAIRHRGLRETSIGLMRMAETRRLHPRHEWHRIRAAIKALSRNRTLMWLFGVYVMWNVQISIRTTFVTAYQMDALHIPPSFMGLLPALSSLVMAVCLATFARRFQDDHGYHWMQAGIGLLTAATILLAISAPRTFAPTIIATVLSAAGTVFANPFVESLVANAMDDAERSTMLAVLNVLILLSSSPSGAIAGYLYAWHPRLAPVFAALALVASLVCGEAARRAHRRLPTGPSKLDLAP
- a CDS encoding GntR family transcriptional regulator is translated as MASPAKYVMVKEQIREWIRTGKVKPGQKIYSENELIKMFRVSRHTIRQAVGDLVHEGLLYREQGAGTFCAFPQEERVSGESQEARRYIGVITTYISDYIFPTIIRGIESYVTNKGYSLILACTYNNLSKEAQCLESMLQRPIAGLIVEPTESSTYNPNIRYYLELEQRKIPYVMINQYYPQLDPPHIIMDDKKGGWMATHHLLELGHRKLMGIFKTDDLQGVYRMQGFMDACREAGVSVKPEWLITYRTEELGEEVVRRVRAELEREEERPTGIVCYNDQLAVKVLDVLRELGIRVPEEMSLVGYDDSYLAEATEIKLTTVEHPKTQMGLDAAKWVMRAIERGKRDAEEPGSIVYEPKLVVRGSTRRVTD
- a CDS encoding sugar ABC transporter ATP-binding protein, with product MCLARTLLEARGIRKEFPGTVALDNVSFELFEGEIHALMGENGAGKSTFLKIVTGALQPDAGEIHIAGRPVKLHSPVDARRLGVAIVHQELSLFPDISVMENILVGQAPTRMGLMRRQQMHEVCERYLERFHVGFSPTDVVKNLSVSQQQIVEIVKALVTDADVYIFDEPTSALSVEDASRLFDVLRELKSKGKGVIYVSHKFDEIFQLSDRITVFRDGALIGTVQTSETDSDEVIRMMVGRSIERIYPDKGKPEARVLLKVQNLNAGPKCRNVSFELHKGEILGVFGLVGSGRTEMMRALAGIDPRTSGEIVMDGHPVRIHTIQDAMRHGLYYLTEDRKEQGLFLKMSIRDNVAVTHLDHLSTRGLLQRGRARDLATSVIRDLRVKAKDDEQLVGSLSGGNQQKVMIGKWISRQPRVLILDEPTRGIDVGAKAEIHQLLRRLANEGIGIIVISSELPEIVGLSDRVMVVHNGTVAGILSGSQMNDETIMEYASGLHKETAVG